The following proteins are co-located in the Acidobacteriota bacterium genome:
- the wecB gene encoding UDP-N-acetylglucosamine 2-epimerase (non-hydrolyzing) has product MRRKIVTIVGTRPEVIKMAPVIREIERRKSIFEHTIVTTAQHRQMLDQVLEAFAIEPDIDLGLMEPNQDLAGFASRSLLALSNLFSEVKPDAVLVQGDTTTVMTAALAAFYKGIRVGHVEAGLRSFDRYQPFPEEINRRLASCLATMHFAPTPRARLNLLREGVPEENIFITGNTIVDALNSISPGASFDDHSLAGLDRNGNRVLLVTAHRRENHGQPLRSICNALKILTSSFADLEVVYPVHLNPNVAAVVREELGDNDRIHLVDPLSYADMLRLMKRCYLILTDSGGVQEEAPSFRKPVLVLREVTERPELIEANAGRMVGTETTAIVDAAARLLTDAAEYTSMSAVENPFGDGHAAERIADILSRCF; this is encoded by the coding sequence ATGCGACGCAAGATTGTCACGATTGTGGGGACACGTCCTGAAGTCATCAAGATGGCGCCGGTCATTCGTGAGATTGAGCGACGCAAGTCCATCTTCGAGCACACGATCGTCACCACGGCGCAGCACCGCCAGATGCTTGACCAGGTTCTTGAAGCGTTCGCAATCGAGCCAGACATCGATCTGGGACTGATGGAGCCGAACCAGGATCTTGCCGGGTTTGCCTCGCGCTCACTGCTAGCGCTTTCAAACCTGTTTTCGGAGGTTAAGCCGGACGCCGTTCTGGTTCAGGGCGATACGACAACCGTGATGACGGCGGCTCTGGCGGCGTTTTATAAGGGCATTCGAGTGGGACACGTCGAGGCTGGCTTGAGATCGTTCGATCGGTATCAGCCGTTCCCAGAGGAGATTAATCGCCGGCTCGCGAGCTGTCTCGCCACTATGCACTTTGCACCGACCCCGCGCGCGCGTCTTAACCTGTTGCGAGAAGGAGTGCCCGAGGAGAACATCTTCATCACCGGAAACACAATAGTTGACGCTCTCAACTCTATTTCTCCTGGAGCGAGTTTTGACGATCACAGCCTGGCGGGCTTGGATCGCAATGGCAACCGTGTGCTGCTTGTCACTGCGCATCGCAGGGAAAATCACGGGCAGCCACTGCGTTCAATCTGCAATGCCCTGAAGATTCTCACGAGCAGCTTCGCCGATCTTGAGGTGGTTTATCCAGTACACTTGAATCCCAACGTAGCGGCGGTGGTGCGAGAGGAACTGGGCGATAACGACAGAATTCACCTTGTCGATCCTCTCTCTTATGCTGATATGTTGAGGCTGATGAAGCGCTGCTACCTGATTTTGACGGATTCGGGTGGCGTACAGGAAGAGGCTCCGTCGTTTCGCAAACCCGTGCTTGTGCTCCGAGAAGTAACAGAGCGCCCGGAACTGATCGAAGCGAATGCGGGAAGGATGGTTGGCACGGAAACTACGGCGATTGTGGATGCTGCTGCGCGTCTGCTGACGGACGCAGCGGAATACACAAGTATGTCGGCGGTCGAGAATCCGTTCGGTGACGGGCACGCGGCCGAACGCATTGCGGACATATTGTCTCGATGTTTTTGA
- a CDS encoding glycosyltransferase yields MKATDSLLYQLPIYEDTIATSFRLSVLVPVYNERHVVEASLRRVLALGHEVISNLELIVVDDCSTDGTREILERMANEDDRITLLRHGRNQGKGAAIRTAIQEATGDIIIIHDADLEYNPADIPSLLVPFAKEGADAVFGSRYLSAPYRRALMYRHTMLNKWLTTLGNWFTDLTLTDIETCYKAVNATLLKSIPLRSSDFRFEVEIVFKLAKRRARIFEAPIRYLPRSYEEGKKIRARDGILALLAMIRFWLIDDLYKEDQYGSHILIKLERARRFNMYTADVLRPHIGDRVLEIGAGIGNLTNQFIPRELYVASDINPNYLHYLRSYSIGKPYLRVMHIDAGNREHFAGLEGQFDTVVMLNVLEHLPDERQALSNLWSALEPGGRAIILVPHHPALYGTLDEALEHRERYTVAGLEQALTTTGFRIERIFDFNRFSVPGWWLNGKLLRRRRFSRVQLKIIDTMMPILRGIDHIWPWTGLSIIGIGIKE; encoded by the coding sequence ATGAAAGCTACCGATTCGCTCCTTTATCAATTGCCAATATATGAGGACACCATTGCAACCTCATTTCGGCTGAGTGTTTTGGTGCCCGTGTACAACGAGCGTCACGTGGTCGAGGCGAGCTTGCGCCGCGTGCTGGCGCTGGGACACGAGGTTATCAGCAATCTCGAACTGATTGTAGTGGACGATTGCAGCACCGACGGCACGCGCGAGATTCTGGAACGGATGGCCAATGAAGACGACCGCATTACCTTGCTTCGCCACGGGCGCAATCAAGGCAAAGGCGCTGCGATTCGCACTGCAATCCAGGAAGCGACGGGCGACATCATCATCATCCACGACGCCGATCTTGAATATAATCCTGCGGATATTCCATCTTTGCTCGTGCCGTTCGCTAAAGAGGGCGCTGATGCTGTATTCGGTTCGCGCTACCTCTCGGCACCCTATCGCCGAGCCTTGATGTATCGGCATACTATGCTTAACAAGTGGCTGACGACCCTAGGTAACTGGTTCACTGATCTTACGCTGACCGACATAGAGACTTGCTACAAGGCGGTGAACGCGACACTGTTAAAATCCATCCCTCTGCGTAGCAGTGACTTTCGTTTCGAAGTAGAAATCGTGTTCAAGCTAGCGAAGCGCCGCGCCCGCATCTTTGAAGCGCCAATTCGCTACTTGCCGCGAAGCTACGAAGAAGGAAAGAAGATTCGCGCCCGCGACGGCATACTCGCTCTTCTTGCGATGATCCGTTTTTGGCTAATAGATGATCTTTATAAGGAAGACCAATACGGATCGCACATACTCATAAAGCTTGAGCGGGCGCGGCGATTTAATATGTACACGGCCGATGTATTGCGCCCGCATATTGGCGATCGAGTGTTGGAAATAGGCGCCGGCATCGGGAATCTGACAAACCAATTCATTCCTCGCGAGTTATACGTTGCCTCGGACATAAATCCTAACTATCTGCACTACCTGCGTTCGTATTCTATCGGCAAGCCTTATCTGCGGGTGATGCATATTGATGCTGGGAACCGAGAACACTTCGCCGGCTTGGAAGGTCAGTTCGATACGGTGGTGATGCTCAACGTGCTTGAGCACCTGCCCGATGAGCGGCAGGCGTTAAGTAATCTGTGGTCTGCGCTTGAACCGGGCGGGCGAGCAATCATACTAGTTCCGCACCACCCCGCGCTGTACGGCACGCTAGACGAGGCGCTGGAACACCGCGAGCGGTACACAGTCGCCGGGCTAGAGCAGGCACTCACCACCACCGGGTTTCGCATTGAGAGGATATTCGACTTCAACCGTTTTTCTGTCCCGGGCTGGTGGCTTAACGGCAAGCTGCTGCGCCGAAGAAGATTTTCTCGCGTGCAACTCAAAATAATAGACACGATGATGCCAATCCTGAGAGGCATTGATCACATATGGCCTTGGACCGGCCTCAGCATCATCGGCATCGGCATCAAAGAATAG
- a CDS encoding FG-GAP-like repeat-containing protein — translation MERVLNRVSFKAIILSICLLWSAQSALATTVIRPLDDDMIVGARAIVTGKVVEIQSSLDEQEDRIYTYITVRVSEVIKGQIAERRITIKELGGVVGDRVSVVYGSPQFKRGEKVLLYLSTRDDGSLRTYQLFLGKFSLVIDDTTGNRFAVRDTGGENVTVIGAPQGQPQGDTTDRMELLAYAEMVRTKLAVNLERSQAFEEAYFKNTPVLASPPGFVGSKHQLQPEYTFLGNRRWFQPDSGQPVPYTINPNPGSPAVVLNAADMAAAAGAWSGVPGCSLNLTPSGNLDSCYTQTGTPAINLVSNNCDGMNQATSGCANILAIGGWSGGGSQTRVLGGITFGQITQGFVSFNPWASCYFSNACNLREVATHEIGHALGFGHSADSTATMAAFAHFDGRCASLRSDDSNGAAFLYPGSSGPGPLAVVTSSLPGGTVGTSYSQTLTGSGGTLPYGWSLVAGLGSLPPGLGLSSGGVISGNPTTVGTYNFTVKVTDAVPATAQKALSIAVVVAGVPLASQFVSQTTPTTATPGQSMSVNMKFLNTGTETWGGSVFYLASQNPALNSSWGGNGVSLVNLSIGPGQQLDLTFTATAPSVSGTHNFQWQLYKNDGTGFFGQMSTNVAIQVGSAPPPTNNAVFLSQTVPTSMGAGRTYSVSVTMRNSGTSTWAAGSYYLGSQNSQGNYTWSLNRVDLGSSVAPGSDVTFAFNVNAPTTLAAYNFQWQMAQDGVGYFGAMSTNVSVNVSLAKSLCDFDADKKVDVSVWRPSDGFWYIINSSTGGGRIQGWGESNDIPVPGDYDGDGKSDLAIWRPSTGVWWIINSSDGAVKSQQWGLAGDKPVPGDYDGEGKTDLAVWRPSNGFWYIIDSSTGGGRSQGWGVSTDIPVPADYNGDGKTDLGIWRPSTGTWWIINSSNGSVTTKQWGASGDQPVPSDYDGDGNADLAVWRPSDGFWYIINSSTGGGRFQGWGLVTDVLVPADYDGDGKSDLAVWRPSDGNWWIINSSNGSVTTKQWGMTADKPVPGVP, via the coding sequence ATGGAACGCGTTCTGAATCGAGTTTCGTTCAAAGCTATAATTCTATCTATATGTCTGTTGTGGTCGGCGCAGTCTGCGCTGGCGACTACAGTGATTCGCCCGCTCGACGACGACATGATCGTTGGGGCGAGGGCGATCGTCACCGGCAAAGTTGTCGAGATCCAGAGTTCCCTTGACGAGCAGGAAGATCGCATTTACACCTACATAACAGTTCGGGTCAGTGAGGTTATCAAAGGGCAGATAGCCGAGCGGAGAATCACTATCAAAGAACTCGGGGGCGTTGTCGGCGATCGCGTCAGCGTCGTCTACGGTAGTCCTCAGTTTAAGCGTGGCGAAAAAGTTTTGCTCTATCTGAGCACTCGCGATGATGGGAGCTTACGCACTTATCAATTATTTCTCGGCAAGTTCTCTCTTGTGATAGACGACACGACCGGTAATAGATTTGCGGTGCGGGATACCGGCGGCGAAAACGTAACTGTGATAGGGGCCCCTCAAGGCCAGCCGCAGGGTGATACCACCGACCGCATGGAGCTCTTAGCTTACGCTGAAATGGTGCGAACCAAACTCGCGGTCAATCTGGAACGTTCGCAGGCTTTTGAGGAAGCTTACTTCAAGAACACTCCCGTGCTGGCCTCGCCGCCCGGCTTCGTCGGCTCTAAGCATCAGTTGCAGCCGGAGTACACATTTCTGGGGAACAGACGATGGTTTCAGCCCGATTCCGGTCAGCCTGTTCCCTATACGATCAATCCTAATCCTGGATCACCGGCAGTTGTACTTAACGCCGCCGATATGGCGGCCGCTGCAGGCGCCTGGTCAGGTGTGCCGGGCTGCTCTTTGAATTTGACCCCTTCCGGTAATCTCGACAGTTGCTACACGCAAACCGGCACTCCCGCCATAAACCTCGTCTCCAACAATTGCGACGGGATGAACCAGGCCACATCTGGTTGCGCCAACATACTGGCGATCGGAGGATGGAGTGGAGGTGGTTCTCAGACCAGGGTCCTCGGAGGTATAACATTCGGCCAAATAACCCAGGGATTCGTGTCTTTTAATCCTTGGGCGAGTTGTTACTTCAGCAATGCCTGCAACCTTCGTGAAGTCGCCACCCATGAGATCGGCCACGCGCTGGGGTTTGGACACTCGGCCGATTCAACCGCGACGATGGCCGCGTTCGCACACTTCGACGGCCGATGCGCGTCACTCCGATCGGACGACTCCAACGGCGCTGCTTTCCTCTATCCCGGATCGAGCGGACCAGGCCCGTTGGCGGTTGTGACTTCTTCACTGCCCGGCGGCACGGTCGGAACCTCGTATTCGCAAACGCTCACGGGATCTGGGGGGACGTTGCCCTATGGCTGGAGCCTGGTTGCCGGTCTGGGCTCGTTACCGCCGGGCCTGGGCCTGAGCAGTGGAGGAGTCATCAGCGGCAACCCCACTACAGTTGGAACCTACAATTTCACCGTCAAGGTGACTGACGCCGTGCCGGCTACGGCGCAGAAGGCCTTGTCAATTGCCGTAGTGGTGGCTGGCGTTCCGCTTGCCTCACAGTTCGTTTCGCAGACGACGCCCACGACTGCAACACCCGGTCAGTCAATGAGCGTAAACATGAAGTTCTTAAACACGGGCACCGAGACATGGGGAGGTTCGGTATTCTACCTGGCTTCGCAGAACCCGGCGCTCAACTCAAGCTGGGGCGGCAACGGGGTCTCGTTAGTCAACCTCTCTATCGGTCCCGGCCAACAGCTTGACCTCACTTTCACCGCCACGGCGCCGTCGGTATCCGGCACACACAACTTCCAATGGCAGCTATACAAGAATGATGGGACGGGATTCTTTGGACAGATGTCGACAAACGTAGCGATTCAAGTGGGAAGCGCACCTCCTCCCACAAACAACGCGGTCTTCCTTTCGCAGACGGTGCCTACATCGATGGGCGCAGGTCGGACTTACAGCGTTTCCGTCACAATGCGGAACAGCGGCACTAGCACCTGGGCTGCGGGCAGTTACTATCTCGGCTCGCAGAATTCGCAAGGCAACTATACCTGGTCTTTGAATAGAGTCGATCTTGGTTCGTCTGTTGCCCCAGGCTCCGATGTCACCTTCGCTTTCAACGTCAACGCTCCTACAACTCTCGCAGCCTACAATTTTCAGTGGCAAATGGCTCAAGATGGCGTGGGCTATTTTGGAGCTATGTCGACAAACGTTTCGGTTAACGTGTCTTTAGCGAAATCACTTTGCGATTTCGACGCGGACAAAAAGGTCGATGTTTCCGTATGGCGACCCTCAGACGGATTCTGGTACATAATCAATAGCTCGACCGGCGGAGGTAGAATTCAAGGCTGGGGCGAGAGCAACGACATACCCGTGCCAGGCGATTACGACGGCGATGGAAAGTCTGATCTGGCGATATGGCGTCCTTCCACTGGAGTTTGGTGGATCATCAACAGCTCCGATGGCGCTGTCAAATCCCAGCAATGGGGCCTGGCTGGAGATAAGCCAGTGCCAGGAGATTACGATGGAGAGGGAAAGACAGACTTAGCAGTATGGCGACCATCAAACGGGTTTTGGTACATCATCGATAGCTCGACTGGTGGAGGCAGATCCCAAGGCTGGGGTGTCAGTACCGATATTCCGGTGCCGGCAGACTACAATGGAGACGGAAAGACCGACTTGGGCATATGGCGTCCATCAACCGGGACCTGGTGGATCATAAACAGTTCGAATGGCTCTGTTACTACAAAGCAATGGGGCGCGAGCGGAGACCAGCCAGTGCCCTCAGATTATGATGGAGACGGCAACGCTGATCTTGCAGTATGGCGTCCCTCGGACGGATTCTGGTACATCATCAACAGTTCCACTGGCGGCGGCAGATTCCAAGGTTGGGGCCTCGTCACTGATGTTCTGGTGCCGGCAGATTATGACGGAGACGGAAAGTCCGACCTGGCAGTATGGCGTCCGTCAGATGGCAACTGGTGGATCATAAACAGTTCGAATGGCTCTGTGACAACAAAGCAATGGGGCATGACCGCAGATAAGCCAGTGCCCGGAGTTCCATAG
- a CDS encoding PQQ-dependent sugar dehydrogenase: MAKPGIRKVRWLAHSSTIFLILISLMESPDRSTASLASTPLTTIQLQPVVTTGLSSPLYVTNAHDGSNRLLIVEQPGRITMLQPGQNSPTVFLDITSKVLFGGEQGLLGLAFHPRFGINGRLFVDYTRQPDGATVIAEYHVSQSNPNIADTEETVILTIAQPFANHNGGMIEFGADGFLYVAMGDGGSGNDPGNRAQNIDELLGKILRIDIDHPNGSVPYSSPSDNPFFGPTPGRDEIFAYGLRNPWRFSFDRNTGQLYVADVGQNAFEEIDIVTRGGNFGWRVFEGNHCTNIDPPLCSGSGFVFPIAEYGHAVGCSIVGGYVYRGPIGTLPSGAYVYGDLCTGEIFVLQNGSQSVLLDTALTISSFGEDEAGEIYVVGLGGTVHRIVNPDSPCSFFVSPSSRVFNARGGPASTVVTAPENCSWTAISNASFITITAGSAGTGTGAVNYSVAANPGGSRTGTITIAGETFIVSQTAKGNLYDFDGDSRTDIAVWRPLDGFWNIINSSTGGGRFQGWGLSTDELVPGDYDGDGNTDLAIWRPSDGNWWIINSSDSSLRLQNWGLNGDVPVPADYDGDGKIDLAVWRPSDGFWYIINSSTGGGRFQGWGVSTDKLVPGDYDGDGKTDLAIWRPSDGNWWIINSSNGSVKVQNWGLNGDVPVPGDYDGDGRTDLAVWRPSDGIWYIINSSTGGGRFQGWGLSTDKLVPGDYDGDGKTDVAIWRPSDGNWWIINSSTGTVKIQNWGLSSDVPLPSVFIR, from the coding sequence ATGGCTAAACCAGGGATTAGAAAAGTCCGATGGCTTGCGCATTCATCTACCATCTTTTTGATACTAATCTCTCTAATGGAGAGCCCAGATCGATCGACTGCGTCGCTTGCTTCAACGCCGCTGACAACTATTCAACTTCAGCCAGTAGTTACGACAGGCCTGTCCTCCCCGCTTTATGTGACGAATGCACACGACGGCAGTAATCGGCTCTTAATAGTGGAACAGCCCGGCAGGATCACGATGCTCCAGCCGGGACAGAACTCGCCCACAGTGTTCCTGGACATCACATCAAAAGTCTTGTTTGGTGGGGAGCAAGGTCTGCTAGGTCTCGCCTTTCATCCGCGGTTCGGAATCAATGGCCGTTTGTTCGTCGACTACACCCGTCAGCCTGATGGCGCGACTGTGATTGCCGAGTATCACGTATCGCAGAGTAATCCGAACATAGCAGACACGGAAGAGACCGTGATTCTTACGATCGCTCAGCCTTTCGCAAATCACAACGGCGGCATGATTGAATTCGGGGCCGATGGTTTTCTTTACGTGGCGATGGGCGATGGAGGATCGGGCAACGATCCCGGCAACCGCGCGCAGAATATCGACGAGCTTTTAGGCAAGATACTTCGGATAGACATCGATCATCCGAATGGTTCGGTGCCCTATTCATCACCCTCAGACAATCCATTCTTCGGCCCCACTCCCGGTCGCGACGAGATCTTTGCTTACGGGCTGCGGAACCCGTGGCGCTTTTCGTTCGACCGGAATACGGGCCAACTCTACGTTGCAGACGTCGGACAGAATGCATTCGAAGAGATCGATATTGTCACTCGAGGAGGCAATTTTGGCTGGCGCGTGTTTGAGGGCAACCACTGTACCAATATTGACCCTCCTCTGTGCAGCGGGAGCGGTTTTGTTTTCCCGATAGCCGAATACGGGCACGCAGTAGGCTGTTCAATAGTTGGCGGATATGTATACCGCGGGCCCATCGGGACACTGCCGAGCGGAGCCTATGTGTATGGTGACCTTTGTACGGGCGAGATATTCGTGCTGCAGAACGGCTCCCAGAGTGTGTTGCTCGATACGGCTCTCACTATATCGTCGTTTGGCGAAGACGAAGCTGGTGAGATTTACGTCGTCGGGCTTGGAGGCACAGTTCACCGGATTGTTAATCCCGATTCACCCTGTTCCTTTTTTGTTTCGCCATCGAGTCGAGTTTTCAACGCACGCGGAGGACCTGCAAGCACGGTCGTCACTGCGCCCGAGAACTGCAGTTGGACTGCTATAAGCAACGCTAGCTTCATCACCATCACGGCCGGAAGCGCCGGGACAGGCACCGGAGCGGTCAACTATTCCGTGGCGGCTAACCCCGGAGGATCTCGCACCGGCACGATAACCATAGCCGGCGAAACTTTCATAGTCTCGCAGACCGCCAAGGGAAACCTATATGACTTCGATGGAGATAGCAGGACGGACATAGCAGTATGGCGACCATTAGATGGATTTTGGAACATCATCAACAGTTCTACTGGAGGTGGCAGATTCCAAGGCTGGGGCCTCAGCACCGATGAGCTTGTTCCCGGTGACTACGATGGCGACGGCAACACCGATCTAGCAATATGGCGACCATCAGACGGCAATTGGTGGATCATAAATAGCTCCGACAGTTCATTGAGACTCCAGAACTGGGGCCTCAATGGAGATGTACCCGTCCCGGCAGATTACGACGGAGACGGTAAGATAGACTTGGCTGTGTGGCGACCATCGGATGGATTCTGGTACATCATCAACAGTTCTACAGGAGGAGGAAGATTCCAGGGCTGGGGTGTGAGCACCGATAAGCTGGTTCCGGGAGACTACGATGGCGATGGCAAGACTGATTTGGCAATATGGCGACCTTCAGATGGAAACTGGTGGATAATCAACAGCTCAAATGGATCCGTGAAAGTTCAGAACTGGGGGCTCAATGGAGATGTGCCTGTTCCAGGAGATTATGACGGAGACGGGAGGACAGACCTGGCTGTTTGGCGTCCATCGGATGGAATCTGGTACATCATAAACAGCTCAACGGGCGGAGGAAGGTTTCAGGGCTGGGGCCTGAGCACTGATAAGCTTGTACCGGGAGACTACGATGGCGACGGCAAGACTGACGTGGCAATATGGCGACCATCAGATGGAAACTGGTGGATCATTAACAGCTCGACCGGCACGGTCAAAATACAGAACTGGGGTCTGAGTAGCGATGTGCCTCTGCCTTCAGTTTTCATTAGATGA